TCCGGCACTGCCCCGAGCGTGCGAGGACAGGGTGTAGGTGCCTGCGGGCACCGATTCGATCCGCTGCTCGACGCCGCCGCTGTTGCTCATCTGGAGGGCGAAGCGAGACCCGTTCACACCACCGTTGACGTTGGTCACCGAACCGCCGAGGTTCCGCCATCCCCGCACACTGGAGACGATGATGCGGTCGGCCTGGATGTCGGGGTTGAGGATGTAGTTGTTCGCCGGACCGACGCGCCACTCACCGGTCGTGACGTTGAACTGCCACTGGCTGACCGAGTGGAACTGGGGCCGGGCGCCGGTCTTGGTGATCGGCACCCACTGGTTGTACCCGATGCCGTTCCAGGCGAAATCCGCCCAGCGGTCGCCCGCGTAGATCACCGTGTTCTGCTTGGTGCCCCTCACGGTGACGAAGAACCCGGTCTGGGTGACGTGGCTGTAGTCCATCTCGGTGCCGGACAGGACGTACTCACCCGAGTAGGAACCCTGGACGGTGCCGCCGGTCGACTCGTTGACGTAGTTGACCGAGGTGTTCCAGCCGTGCAGGGCCGAGGCGGCGTGGTAGTACTTGCCGTCGAGCTTGAACATGGCGTTGCCCTCGCGGCCGTCGCCACGGCGGATCTCCACGCCGGGCTCGATCCGCAGCGAGTCGGACTCGCGGAACTTGCTGACGAAGCCGCGGGAACGTCCTTCGCGGTTGGAGAAGATCAGGTAGTCCTTGCCGTCGTCGTCGGTGAAGACGGTCTGGTCGCCGGTGCCGGTCGTCGGCGAGTTGACGACCTGGCCCTGGAAGTAGCCGTAGGTGAAGTTGCTGGTGGGGGTGTTGCCCTGGAGGAGCAGCACCCCGTGCGCGCCTCCGACGTAGGCCTGCACGGCGAGCACGTACTTGCCGGTGTTCTCGTTGTACGCGACCCCGAGCCGCCCGAGCCACCCTGTCGAAGCGAGGGTGTTGCCGTTGTGGATCGCGGTCGAGCGCGTCGCGACCCGGTTCTCGAACTTCCAGTTCACCAGGTCCTTGGACGAGTACACCGGGATCGACACGACCGAGACTTCGCCGTCGTACTTGCGCGTCGGGTTGGCCCGGTAGCTCTCGGCACCGCGGTAGTGCACGCCGTACCAGTAGTACGTGTCACCGAACTTGAAGACCCCGCCGCCCTGCGAGTAGATGGGGTTGCCGCTGGTGTCGTTCCAGAAGGTGTTGTTGGTGATGGTCTGGAACGTGCCCTCGTCCGCGGCCTCCAGGTCGCCGGCGGCGGTGACCACGGCCGTCTTCGCCGCGGCGGCTTCCGCCGTGCTTGCCGAGGGGCTCTTCGCGACGTCGTCCGCCGTGGTCAGCGCCTTGGCGAAGGGCTTCCAGGAGTCGGTGGTGTACTTGGTCGGGATGCGTGTCCGGTAGTCGGCGACCGTCTTCTTGAGACCGTGGGGATCGTCCGCGGCGTCCTCGACGCCAGGAGCGTCCAGGGCGGCCGGTGCGACCGCGGCGGCCGGTGCGGTTTCGGCGACGGGCTGTGCCGCCGCCGTCATCGATTGCGGCATCAGCACTGAGGCGAACAGCAATGCGGCCACGGTCAGTGCGCGCCGCTTCGATGAGGTGCGCGATATACGGGTCATCTCGTTGCCTTTCACAGGGTGAGGTAGTCGATGTTGGGCAGGCCGGCCGCCGTGGTCGGTTCCAGGCGGACGGTGTTGCTCCCGGCGTTCAGGGAGGTGGCGAGCGTCTTGGTGGTCCAGGCCGTCCAGGCGCCGGTGGACTCGAACGAGACCACGGCCACCGTCGACCCGTTGACGACGAGGTTCGCCGGTCGCGCGGCACCGCTGCTCGCGCCGTTGGCGAAGCGGATGCCGAGCGTTGTCGTGCCGGCTGTCGTCGCGTTGACGGTGAACTGGGCGTACGCGCCCACAGCGGCGTTGCCGTTGCAGAACCCGGTGCCGGAGAAGCCGGCTTGGTTGGTGTCGATGGTGCCCTGGCAGACCGCCGGTGCCGTCTCCGCTTCATAGCGCACGGGCGGTGGTGTGCCGCCCGACTGCTCGAAGGCGCCGAGGTCCGGTGCCGACCCCTGGTAGGGCAGGCCGACGTTCGTGCCCTTGTCGATCAGGGTGCTGTTCGCGGCGAGGCGGAGGTTGGGGAGCACGGGGAGGCTGCCGTCGGCCTGGCGCGGAGCGTCCCAGCCGGACGTCGACACGCTCTGGAACTGCGCGTCCGACAGGGGCAGGCCCAGGTTCCAGGAGTTGTGCGAGGCGCTCGTGCCGGTCATGTTCGCTGTGGCGGTGCCGTTGTAGGCGATGTTGTTGCGCAGGTTGCCCCGGCCGACGGACGCGCCGCTCGAGTTGATTCCCCGCATGTCGAAGTTGGGGTGGTTCCCGTAGCCGGTGTTGTTGAAGTAGTCGTTGGCCACCGGGTGGTGGTTGGAGTAGAAGCCCTGCGACTTGTTGAGCAACGCCACCGAGAAGCGGACCGTGTGCTTCACCGCGCCGGCGTCGTAATCGGCGCCGAATCCACCCACTTTGAAGCCGGCTCCGTTGCCGGAGGGCGTCGTCGTCCCCGGCACGTAGCCGTTGCGCCAGGCCCATGAGTTCTCGATGATCACGGGTGAGTAGGTGGAGATGAGGTCGTAGCCGTCATCGGCGTTCCACCACGCGCGGGAACCCCGGAACACGTTCGCGGGCCGACCGGCGGGCGTGTAGTGCGCACCGAACCCATCGGCGTTCTCGCCGGGCCCGTCCGAGCTGCGCAGGTCGTAGTTGTCGTGCGAATCCGTGTTGAGGACGAGGTTGCCGCCGCCACCGTTGATGAACAGACCGGTTCCCATGTGGTGGTGGGTGTTGAGGAGCTCGAAGGTGTTGTTGCTGCCGGAGATCCAGATCCCCCAGGACTCGGCGTTGAGGTTGTTGTTCTGCGGCGCGCCGGTGACTTCCAGCCCTTTGAGGTGGAGGTGGCTGCCGGTGACGTTGAAGCCCTTGATCCGGCAGTCGTCCCGCATGGCCGAGAAGGTGAAGATCGGCTTCTCGCCCGGGTGGGCCCAGTAGCGGATCGGGTTGCCCGAGGCGCCGCTCTTGTTCAGGGTGATCGCGTCGACCCGGGCCGTCCGACTGGAGCAGGCCGTCGTCGCGCGGGTGTAGGCGTAGGTCCCGCCCCGGAAGTAGACGGTGTCACCCGCCGTGGCGACGGCCTGCGCGCGGGCGATGGACGCCCAGGGAGCGGCCTGGGTCCCGGCGGCGCTGTCGTTGCCGTTGGGCGCGACGTAGTAGGTGTTCCCCGCCGCCGCGTTGCTCACGGCGGCGGTGCCGGGCACGATCACGGCGATGACGGCGAGGATCGCCGAGCCGGTGAAGCCCTTGCGGAACGTCCGCCATCGCGGCGTGAGGTGCATCGGAACTCCTTGGGATTCCTGGTGAGGCCGGCGAGGCGGACTCACTCGGGTCACGCGTCGAGGAAGCGCAAGGACGCGCCGAGGTCGTCGGCCCGTGCGATCTGCGCGGCAGTGGACCCGTCGTCCGGCCGGAGCTGCCGGGCGAGGGCGAGGGTGAGCGGTTAAAACGCTTTCACACGCTGCGAGGGTCAGCTTAGAGGTTCGGCGGCACCTGTCAATGAGCTACCAGACCGGGATGATCGTGCTGCTGGACGTCGGCATCCCTGGTGGCCCGTCTGGCGTCGAGTCGAAGGGGTAAACGTTTCCACGCCGGCGCCGGCGATGCTGGGGGAGACCGTACGAACGCCGTGGTCTCGGTGTCAACGGCAACGGGGAACAGAGGTCGGATCGGCGCACCTGGATCGGTCAATGTGCAGTCGGTCGGCCCGCGGCGCTCTTTCGTCGAACGTTCGACGCAAGACGGCGCTCATCACGCCGGGACCCCGTCGAACGCTGATCGATTGGGAACGTGCACAGCGTTATTTCGACGCTGTTGTCCAGCAATATCAAGGAAGTTGACGTGTTTACATACGTGATACACCCAGCTACTGTGCACGTTCACAGCCTCCGCTGAGCGACTCCGCCGCTGCACTCCGTCCCGACACCCACGACGATCCCCGTACCGAAGGAGCCTTCCATGAGCATGCAAAGGCGGACATTCCTCAGAGTGGGCACGGCCGGAGCGGCGGGCCTCAGCCTGGGACTGCTCGGCGCCGGTCAGGCGCTCGCCGCCCCCGTCGGGTCTCTGGCCACGGCGCCGACCACGCCGTTCGCGGTCGGCGTGCGGCGGTACAACTGGACCCGCGGTAGCCGCCCTTGCACCACGTACGTCTACTACCCCGCCACCGGCACCGCCGGCGGCAACCCGATCACCGACGCCCCTGTCGCCAACGGTGTCTTCCCCGTCTACGAGTTCACCCACGGCTACGACAGCAGCCCGCAGAACTCCCTGTTCATCATCCGGGCCCTGGCCTCGGCGGGCTTCATCGTCCCCGCACCGCACTTCAACCACAACCCGAGCGACGTCGGCAACGGCAACACCCCGAAGGACGTCTCGCAGGTCATCACCAACACCCTCGCGCTCAACACGAGCGGGCCACTGGCCGGGCACATCAACACCTCGATCGGCGTCGGCGTCTCGGGCCACTCGCTGGGCGGCATGACCACCCACGGCCTGCTGACCGCCTGGCCCGACAGCCGGATCATCTCCGCCAACCCGCAGTCGTGCACCGACCAGGGCACCCCGTCCAGTTCGATCTCGGCCAAGGTCCTGTTCGTCCACGGCGACAAGGACACCCTCACGGGGTACAACTCGGCCCGCCAGGCGTACACGGAGATGGCCTGGCCCAAGGCTTTCCTCACCTTCGTCGGCGGCAGCCACACCAGCTTCTGGAGCGACCAGCGCTTCCCCAGGACCGTCGTCGACTGGGCCCGCTGGACCATGTACGGCGACACCGCCGCACGCGACCGCCTCCCCGCCGACGCATCCGGCTCCAACACCCGGTGGGAAGCCCAACTCGGCACCACCCCCACCGTGCCGGGCACCTACACCCTCGTGGCGCAGCACAGCGGCAAGGTCGCCGACATCAGCTCGGCCTCCATGGCTGCCGGCGCACGACTGCTCCAGTGGTCCACCACCAGCCGCACCAACCAGCAGTTCGAGTTCGTGGACCTCGGCGACGGCCACGTCCGCATCAAGGCCCGCCACAGCGGGCTGTTCCTCCAGGCCGGCGGCAGCGGCACCGACGTCACGCAACAGGCCGACACCGGCGCGACCAGCCAGCAGTGGCGCGTGGTCGACCACGGCGGTGACGTGATCAGCCTCCTGAACAGGGCGTCCGGCCTCGCCATGGACGTCTGGGAGCACTCCACCGCCGACGGTGCCCGCATCGCCCAGTGGACCTACAACGCCGGCCCCAACCAGCGCTTCACCCGCCGCAGCGTCTGACAGCGTCAGTTCGACGCGAGGTGCGCTGGGTGATCTCCGCTCAGCGGCGGCCGGTGGCCAGGATGACGAGGAACTGGCCGCCGCCCGCCTCGACGTTCGCGGTCACCGGCAGTCCTGGCGCCAGTCGGGAGAACCGGTCCACCAGCCAGTCCGCCGCCTCCTGGGCGTCCTGTTTGGTCGGACAACGGGCGACCATCTCGCGGCCACCCTTGCGTTCCAGCCGGTCGGCAACGGTGATCAGCGGGGCGGGTTCGGCCACGTGCAGGCGGTCCGGCCAGGGAATGACCACTTTGACCGCGCCCTTGCGGGTGTTGCACCCGCGGTGGGCGAGGCGCTCGGCGATCTTGGCCTTCCGGTCGGTGGTCCGGCTGTCGACGCTGGGCCCGCGGGGGTCGTTCACCGACATGTCGGGATCGACCGGTTCGTCGCACACCCAGCATCGCCAGCCGTCGCGCTCGGCCACGTCATCGAGGAGACTCACCCGAGCAACCTAGCCTGCCGGCCGTCGCCCCGCGCACCGCACTGGCGGGGCGTCCACATGGCGAAGCCCTTCCGGCGCAGCGGAGGGGCTTCGCCATGCTCGGTGCACAGGCGTCGCTAGCTCACGACCCGGAAGGTCGAGTCAGCCCGGTCGGTGGCCGTGGCCACCGGGTCGAGGCGCAGCAGGTAGCCGCTGTGCCGGACGTAGCGGTCCGGGAACTCGTGCGACTGGAAGGACGCCGCCGCACCGTCCGCCAACCCGGCCACCTGCCGGAACGTCGAGGCGGCTCGGAAGGCGGCCGAGCCGTCGTTCTGCACGAGGCCGAAGTCGAAGCCGGAGTGCCGCAGGAAGTGGCCCGGGTAGTTCACCGACTCGAAGGACACCCACCCGGCCGAGCCGTTGGCGAGACCGGGGACGAGGCGGAACTGCCCGTCCTGCGCGGGGTCGACGTTCGGGTCGATGCGGACGTCGAAGTCGGCGTGCCGCACGTACCGGTCCGGGAAGTTGTGCGACTGGAGCCGGTTGACCCCCGCCGTCGGCGGCGCCACGCCGCAATTGGGGCGGTACACCATGCGATTGGAGCAGCCGGCGAGGTTCCAGTTCGTGGCCAGGAACGACCCGGACGGCGGGTTCGGGTGGAAGTAGTCGTTGACGTTGCAGTCCCAGTAGTAGTCCAGGTTCCCGTTCGGGGACGGGCACACGTTCGAGCGGTAGTTCCCCGAGCGCGGACCGCCGTCCTTGTAGCACATGACGTCGGCGTCGTCGTTGCAATGACCGCCGCCCGAGCTGTTGGGCGTGTTCGGGAGCACGGCGCCCATCGAGTGCCCCTGCTCGTGCAGCATGTAGGTGAAGGGACACCGCCCGTAGATCACCGCGATGCCGGGCGCGTTGTTGACACCGTTCTCCACGCCGGGCCGTGTGTCGCCGCTGCCGTAGGCGACGCCGCCGCCGCAACCACCGTCTCCCCAGTACACGACGTTGTCCTGACCGGTGGCCCGGTGGCCCTGGCGTGCGACCTCCTGGTCGATGGCGGAGATGGAGCTGTTGTTGTGGCTGCTGCGCAGGACGCGGACGGCGGGCTGGCCGGCGGAGTCGCACGCGACGCGCAGCGACAGGTCCCCGCCGTACTCCGCGGCGCGGTTCGACACCATGTCGTTGGACTGGATGAAGTGCTGCCTCATCAACGGGACCATCGTCGCCGACGAGTCGGGCGCGCCGGCGGGGATCATGTAGACGAGCTGGATCCGGTACGAGTCCGTAGCGCAGTGGTATGAGCGTGCGGCCAGGGGCGTGATCGCCGACGAGTTCACCGTGTCCCGAACGCCCTTGTCCTTGGCAAGCGGGGCGTCGATGTGAGTCGTGTGGTCGCCGTGGGCCGTGCGCACCTTGAACTGGCCGTCGCCCATCTCGCACACGCGATCGCCCAGTTCAGGCTTGGGCGCGAACTCGTCGGCACGGTGGCAGTGCTCCGCGGCCGGCGTCGACTGCGCGTGCGGAGCGATGCCGGCGTGGGTGTTCGCGGCCGCCGCGCCGGGTAACGCCAGGACGGAAGCGATGGTCGCTCCGGACGCGATCATCGCGACAAGCTTCTTTGCAGGCACTCAGACCTCCAGGGATCTGGCAGGGTTGCGTGTAGGCCTCGCGGGATGGCGGCGGAGGACGCATCGTCCAAAAAGGACGCATCGACTCGCTGACCGGTCAGGTGCGACCGGGGGCGAGTGCGTTACTCAGCACTGTGGCAGCCGAAAATCGTTTCGGCAACGCCCCCTGGAGCAGTTCCACAGTGGATGCCCTCCGGGGACGGGACGCCGTGGTCGGAGTGGATCGCCGCGGGCACCGCTTGGCCGTGAACTCGATCTCGTCGCGTCGATGATCGTGCGGATCACGAACCGGGCAGGGTTCGGGACCGGTCCCCGGTGAGGTTGGCACACTGTCCGCGAAACAAGGGAGGCCGATGAACCGCGAGAGCCTGGCCCGTGGCGTGCCGCACGCCGCCCCGGGGGCCATCGTCGCCCGTGCGTTGGCCGGGCGCATCCACGCCGATCCCGCGGAGGGGCGGACCGTGCGGTTCGGGCGCAACCGCCCGCACGTCGACCTGTGCGTCGGCGAGACCGACCTGCGGGTCAGCCGCCGGCACGGGCTGCTCACCTGCCGCGACGGCCGCTGGTGGGTCACCAACACCGGTCAGCTGCCGATCCGGATGCCCGGGACCCGGTGGCTGTTCCCCGACGAGGACTCGGTGCCGCTGCCCGACGGCTACACGCCGCTGTTCATCCGCGGCTCCCGTGACCGCGAGCACCTGCTCGAACTCTACGTCGCGGGCGGCACGGCGAAGCAGCTGGCGCCGCAGCACGACTCGGTGACCCAGCCGCCGACACGATGGAGGTTCACGCCCGATGAGCACCTCATGCTCGTCGTCCTGGGCCAGCGCTACCTGCTGCACGAGGCCAACCCCCAGCCCGTGTCCCGTCAGCACGCCGCGCAGGTGCTGGCGGAGCTGCAACCGGATGCAAACTGGAGCGTCAAGCGCGTCGAGCACATGGTCGCCGACGTCCGCGCCCGGTTGTCCGCCGCCGGTGTGCACGGGCTGCTCCGCGAAGAGGTCGGCGAACCGGTCGGCAACACGCTCAACGACAACCTGCTGCGCGAGCTGGTGCTGTCCACCAGCCTCGTGCCACCGGACCTGGCCTTGCTCGACGACCACCGGGACGATCTGTGAAGTAGTCCGCGGGTCAATACCGGACAAGCCGATGACCACACTCAACGCAGTTACTACACTACTGCGCGTGCGCACGGGGGATGTGATCGACGGGCGGTACGAACTGGAGGACGCCCGGGGCTCCGGTTCCGGCGGCGTCGTCTGGACCGCGTTCGACCGGAAGCTCAAACGGCGGGTGGCGCTCAAGCGACCGCACGCGACGGCGAGCGACACCGACCGGGCGCGGTTCCACCGCGAAGCGGAGACCGCCGCTCAGGTGCACCACCCCAACGCGATCTCCATCTTCGACACCGTGGACACCGACGGCTGCTGGCTCGTGATGGAGTACCTGCCGGCGGAAAGCCTGGACAAGACGCTGGCGGCGAAAGGGACGCTGCCGCCGGAGCGGGTGGCGAGGATCGGTGTCCAGATCGCGGGCGCGCTGGCCGCCGTGCACGCCCGGAACATCGTGCACCGCGACGTGAAGCCGGGGAACATCCTGGTCACCGATGACGACCTCGCCAAGTTGACCGACTTCGGCATCTCCCTCTGGCGGGAGGTGACCCGGACCGACGACGGCAGGATCAGCGGCACACCCGCGTACACCTCACCCGAAGTGGCCGGCGGGTACCCGGCCGGCCGCGCCTCGGACGTCTTCTCGCTCGGCGCCACGCTGTTCGCCGCGGTGGAGGGCACGCCGCCGTTCGGCAACGGCGAGCCGTTCGAGGTGCTGGAACGTGTTCGGCGCGGCGAGACCCTGCCGATGCGCCAGGCGGGTCCGCTCACGTCGTTGCTGGCGGAGATGCTGCGGCCACAGCCCAACCGGAGGCCGACCGCCGACGAGGTCCGGTTGCGCCTCAAGGACCTCGTGGACGACTGGGAGCCCCCGGCGCCACCGGTCGAACACCCCGCCCGCCGGCCGTTCCGGCACCGTCCCCCGGTCAGGGTCGCGGCGGTGGCCATGGTCGTCGCGGCCGTCGGCACGGTGGTGTTCACCAAGCAGCACCAAGCTCCGGCGGCACAGCAGCACGAATCCGCCGGCGGCCTCGTCGGCGACGAGCGCACCGCCGACCCCTGCGCGTTGATCGACAAGGTCGAGCTGCGCCGGTTCGGCCCGACGAAGGTGTTCACCACCTACGGCAACTTCAACCGCTGTGACGCCGTGGTCGACGTCCGGGCAAAGGACCAGGTGGACCTGGAGATCCAGCTGATCACCCGCGCGTCACGTGCGGTGCAGGGGCGACCGCTGGAGGTGGTGGAGGAGTCCCAGGTGAGCGGCGAGTGCGACCGGACCGTGGTGGTGGACGACCGGTACGCGGTGCGGGTGACGGCGAAGCTGGAGAACCCGCCACTGGACCTCTGCGCGGTGGCCGACGTGGCGACGGGCACCGTGCTGGACGTGCTCCGCAGCGGTCCGATTCCCCGGCGTGCCGTCCCGTTCCCCGCCGGCTCGCTCGCCCATGTCGACGCCTGCGCGCTGCTGGACGACAAGGCACTTGCCACGGTGGGCGTGGTCGGCGGCGGATCGGCCGTGAACGTGTTCGGGAACTGGGCGTGCAAGTGGTTCAGCACGGTCGGCGGGCGCGCCATCAACCTGCGCTACGACCGGCGCCCGGCGCAAGAGCGGGACGAGGGTGAGCTCGTCGACCTGGGCGGTCACGCCGGGTACGTCCAGCTGGACGCCGGCTCGGGCACGAGCTGCACCGTCAGGGTTCCGCACTTGCCGGCGAACCTGCCGCCGCGGGCGCACACCGACGTGGTGGTGCTGACGGTGAACGGCGATCTACCGGGCATCGAGTACTGCCCCGAGGCCAGGGGCTTGGCGGCGGTGGCTGCCGGGAAGCTGCCTTCCTGACCGCACGCCACCGTTCCGGGAGGGGTCCCGGTCGACTCCGGGTTCACTGTGCCGCGGAAACCAAGGGCGACCTCTTCCGGGTCGTGTCGAACTGACCGGAGATCGCGTGGAGTTCGGGGTGTTGGGGCCGGTGGTGGTGCGGCACGGGCACGGGGAGGTCCGGATCGCGAAGGCCCAGCAGCGCTGTGTGCTGGCGATGCTCTTGCTGGACGCCGGTCGGGTGGTGCCGCTGGACCGGATCACCGGCGCGTTGTGGGAGGGCGACGGGGCGCCCCGGACGGCGCGCAACGGGGTGCAGAGGGCCGTGTCGGACCTGCGGCGGATGCTGGCGGCCGACCCGGACGTCCGCCTCTGCTACCAGGCCGCGGGCTACGTCCTGGAGGTGGACCCGGCGCGGATCGACCTCCACCGGTTCCGCGAGCTGGTCGTCAGGGCGGGCGACGGCGACGGGCGGGCGGCGGCGTTGCGGCAGGCGTTGGACCTGTGGCGGGGTGAGCCGCTGGCGGACGTGACCGCGCCGGAGTTGGCCGTGGTCAAGCAGGCCCTGGTCGAGGAGCGCCTGTCGGTGCTGGAGGAGAGCCTGGACTGGGAGGTGCGGACCGGGAGGCACGCGGCGGTGGTCCCGGAGCTGCGCCTGCTGGTCGCGGCACACCCCTGGCGGGAGCGGCTGCACGGGCTGCTGATGCTGGCGTTGTACCGGGAGGGCCGCCCGGCGGAGGCGTTGCGGGTCTTCCACGACGTGCGGCAGGCGTTCAGCGCCGAAACGGGCACCGATCCGGGGCCCGAGTTGCGCCGCCTGTTCCACCTGGTGCTGCGCAACGACCCGGAGCTGGACGCGCCCGCCGTGACGACGCCGATCGCGGTGGCTCCCGGTGCGAGCGCCGCGGTGGTGCCGAGGCAGCTTCCCGCGCCCCCGAAGGGTTTCACCGGCCGCGATCGTGAGCTGGCCGCGCTGGACCGCGAAGCAGGCCCGGACGGGACGCTGGTGCTCTCGGCCATCGGTGGTCCGGGCGGCATCGGCAAGACCTGGCTGGCGTTGCACTGGGCGCACCGGCACGCGGACCGGTTCCCCGACGGGCAGCTGTTCGTGGACCTGCGCGGGTTCAGCCAGGAGGGCTCTCCGCTGACACCCGCCGCGGCGGTGCGCGGCTTCCTCGAAGCCCTCGGCATCGCTCCCCGCTCGATCCCGGCCGACCTGGACGCCCGGGTCCGGCTGTTCCGCAGCCTGGTGGCCGACAGGCGGATGCTCATCGTCGTCGACAACGCCCGCAGCTCGGACCAAGTGGTGCCGCTCTTGCCGGGCAGCCCACTGTGCACGGTGGTGGTCACCAGCCGCAATCGCCTGACCGACCTGGTCACCCGGCACGGCGCCCAGCCGCTGCGGCTCGACGTGCTGACCGAGCAGGAGTCGCGGCAGGTGCTGGTCAGCAGGTTGGGGGAGGACCGGGTGGCGGCCGAGCCGGCGGCGGTGGGGGAATTGCTGGCGTGCTGCGGCGGGTTCCCGTTGGCGCTGGCCATCGTGGCCGGTCGGGCGGCGGCTCACCCGGATTTCCCGCTCGCCGCGCCGGCAGCCGAGCTGCGTGACGTCGC
This is a stretch of genomic DNA from Saccharothrix ecbatanensis. It encodes these proteins:
- a CDS encoding AfsR/SARP family transcriptional regulator; its protein translation is MEFGVLGPVVVRHGHGEVRIAKAQQRCVLAMLLLDAGRVVPLDRITGALWEGDGAPRTARNGVQRAVSDLRRMLAADPDVRLCYQAAGYVLEVDPARIDLHRFRELVVRAGDGDGRAAALRQALDLWRGEPLADVTAPELAVVKQALVEERLSVLEESLDWEVRTGRHAAVVPELRLLVAAHPWRERLHGLLMLALYREGRPAEALRVFHDVRQAFSAETGTDPGPELRRLFHLVLRNDPELDAPAVTTPIAVAPGASAAVVPRQLPAPPKGFTGRDRELAALDREAGPDGTLVLSAIGGPGGIGKTWLALHWAHRHADRFPDGQLFVDLRGFSQEGSPLTPAAAVRGFLEALGIAPRSIPADLDARVRLFRSLVADRRMLIVVDNARSSDQVVPLLPGSPLCTVVVTSRNRLTDLVTRHGAQPLRLDVLTEQESRQVLVSRLGEDRVAAEPAAVGELLACCGGFPLALAIVAGRAAAHPDFPLAAPAAELRDVATRLAVLDDDDPASSLPAVLSWSHDTLTDEQARVFALLGVAAGVDLDLPAAASLVGRTTPATRSVLHALEDKHLVQQKAPGQWRMHHLIKLHAAELAHRDLAEADRDAAHGRLVDFYLHAADPAHGSLAEADRDAAHGRLVDFYLHAAHAAAHAAGMLPGPRTPRSMFSLPPSAAARDR